In Thermobaculum terrenum ATCC BAA-798, the DNA window TTTAGTTATAGAGTTTCAATTCGACTTCCATAAAAAGAGCATTGAAGAACCCTCAAACAGAGAGCTCGTGGAGTCTACCCTTCAGAAGGTCTTGGGTGGAACATGGAAAATACAATGCATACTAAGTAGTGAGCAATCAGGCCTAAATCCAACAGATACAAGAACTGAGAGGGAGAAACTTAGCTCAGATCCCAGAGTAAGAGCCGCAGTACAAATCTTTAACGGTAGAATCATCGAGATAAATGGAGGAGAGTCATGAATCAGAGAATGGTAAGAGAACTTCAAAATCAGATGATGAAGATCCAGGAACAACTAGAGCACGAAACCGTAGAGGTTACAGCTGGTGGCGGGGCGATCACTGCGGTCATGAACGGACATATGAAGCTTCTGAGCATCAAGATTGACCCAGAGGTTGTGGATCCTGAAGACGTTGAGACTTTGGAAGATCTAGTAGTTGCCGCGGTAAACGAAGCAATAACTAAGGCCCAGGAGCTAGCCGCACAACGCATGTCCGTACTAACTGGTGGTATGAAGATTCCGGGACTCAACTTCTAAACTTGCAATTTATTGTGCACTATGCACTATAATCTCTTGTGGTCTCAATAAGCGATCTGCTGTCTGGTCCTCTCAGTGGAAAGGCATCAGTGGTTGCAGGTGCACAATCCCTCAACCACATAGTTACCTGGGTTGCCTCGGCTAGATCACGTACCCCTGCACTATCTAGACTTGAGGGAGGAGAGCTGGTTCTCATTCCGCCATCGACATATGAATATTTAGGCGGGGATCAGACACTAGAAGATCTGCTTAGATCCTTAAAATCAGCCGACATAGCTGGTATATGCCTATGGCAGGTGCCTTCCGTTAGGGCTATACAGGTTGCTAACGAAATAGAACTACCGATTCTAGCTGTGACTAATGTATCCCCTCCAGAGCTTGAGAGGGATCTGGTTGAGTTCATCTCCAACAGGATCCGATCCGGTATCCAGAGAACCAATCAGACACAAGTACAGCTTTTGGATATTCTTGCTAGCAATAGAGGCCCAGAGGCACTAATCAGATTGCTAGCACAGAGCCTCAATATGCCAGTGGCTTGCTATCAGATCGATGGGCAAATGATTTCAAGCCCTAATTTCCCCGATATAGATCCTCCTGACCTAAATACAGACTGGAAGGAAAGCACGATCTATACAAATAGGTCAACAGACACAAGGCATTCCGGATGGATCTGGCAGATAGCAGTACGTAGGAGCAATAAACCTATCGCAGTATTAGTAGTTCTAGCCGATAAGCCAGACCCAACCCCGCAGGAAGCCTTGGATATAAAGCAGACAGCCGCAGCTATCTCTGTAGAGTTGAGCAGGCTATTAGCAGCTGAGGAGAATAAGGCCAGGCTACGTTCAGAACTAATCAGGGACCTGTTCTATAAAGGATCCGTTGAAAATCTAGCTGTAAGAGCAGATGTTGTAGGGGTATCCATTCCAAATAACGGTATAGTAGCGGTAATAAGAGGGATACCACCTGAAACTAATGCTATGGAGTTATTAAGGGATCTGCTACCAAGGGTATCAAGCCTGCTTTCAAGTTACCCTATTCTGTATGAGAAAAGTGAAATCGCTATGCTCTTACCTGCCAACCTAAGGGGTGAGAGCACAACATCTATGCTGAGTAGAGGTGGAACAATAAATGTACCCAATATTGCCATTGGGATTAGCTCTCAGGTGAAACAGATAAGCGAAATACCTAACCACCTTTATGAGGCTAGGGTAGCAGCCCTTGTCAGCGAGAAGGTCTATCAAGGGAGAATGGTAACCTTAGAAGAAGCTAAAGCTTATGGACTTATAGCCCCCTTGGCTGGCTTGGAACCTATAAAAAGAAGAGTCATCGATATTCTAACTCCACTTATCACAGAAGCAGAGGGTAACAGATCGGAGCTATTCGCGACTCTGAAAGTATATTCTGAATGCAACGGCAATTTATCAGAAGCTGCTCGCATTCTGCACATACATCGCAATAGCCTGGCCTACAGATTGCACAAAATAGAGCAGCTTACTGGAAGGAATTTGGATGACCCTGAAGACAGATTTATGTTAGCTATTGCCGTACACCTTTATCCCTTCTTGGTGTAGCGCTAATTTCTGTTGCTAACTGCACAACCAAGTAGTGGTTTTATTGTGCAAAATGCATACTAGAATGATAGCCTTCGACCTATACCATATACGCGTAACTATTATACTCAGGAGTTGCAAATGGCCTTAGTAGATGTCCAGCCCGATGTTCTGCAACGAGTAAAGGAAACTATAGAAAGAGAAAATATCAAATTCATCAACCTACAATTTACAGACATAATAGGTATGGTAAAGAGCGTAACCATACCTGTATCCCAATTCGAAGACTGTGTAGAACACGGAAAATGGTTTGACGGATCCTCTATCGAAGGTTTCGCTCGTATCGCAGAAAGCGACATGCTTCTTGTTCCCGACCTCGAGACCTTTAGAGTTATACCTTGGGAAAGAGGCGAGAACGCTGGA includes these proteins:
- a CDS encoding PucR family transcriptional regulator, translating into MPVACYQIDGQMISSPNFPDIDPPDLNTDWKESTIYTNRSTDTRHSGWIWQIAVRRSNKPIAVLVVLADKPDPTPQEALDIKQTAAAISVELSRLLAAEENKARLRSELIRDLFYKGSVENLAVRADVVGVSIPNNGIVAVIRGIPPETNAMELLRDLLPRVSSLLSSYPILYEKSEIAMLLPANLRGESTTSMLSRGGTINVPNIAIGISSQVKQISEIPNHLYEARVAALVSEKVYQGRMVTLEEAKAYGLIAPLAGLEPIKRRVIDILTPLITEAEGNRSELFATLKVYSECNGNLSEAARILHIHRNSLAYRLHKIEQLTGRNLDDPEDRFMLAIAVHLYPFLV
- a CDS encoding YbaB/EbfC family nucleoid-associated protein codes for the protein MNQRMVRELQNQMMKIQEQLEHETVEVTAGGGAITAVMNGHMKLLSIKIDPEVVDPEDVETLEDLVVAAVNEAITKAQELAAQRMSVLTGGMKIPGLNF